The Gloeocapsa sp. DLM2.Bin57 genome includes a region encoding these proteins:
- a CDS encoding type I glyceraldehyde-3-phosphate dehydrogenase, whose product MIRVAINGFGRIGRNFLRCWLGRENTGLELVGINDTSDPRTNAHLLRYDSMLGKLDAEIEADDNSLIVNGKTIKCVSDRNPLNLPWADWNVDLIIESTGVFVDEPGASKHIQAGAKKVLITAPGKGGNVGTFVVGVNEQDYKHAEHNIISNASCTTNCLAPVVKIIHEHFGIIKGTMTTTHSYTGDQRLLDASHRDLRRARAAAMNIVPTSTGAAKAVALVIPEMKGKLNGIALRVPTPNVSVVDLVAQVEKSTITEQVNDVLKEASETTLKGILAYNDLPLVSSDFRGHDCSSIVDGSLTMVMEGDMVKVIAWYDNEWGYSQRVVDLAEVVAKNWQ is encoded by the coding sequence GTGATTAGAGTAGCGATCAACGGTTTTGGACGAATCGGCCGTAACTTTCTCAGATGTTGGCTGGGAAGAGAAAATACAGGACTTGAACTAGTAGGGATCAACGATACCTCCGATCCCCGTACTAATGCTCATTTGCTTAGATATGATTCAATGCTAGGCAAATTAGACGCAGAAATAGAAGCCGATGATAATTCCTTGATCGTCAATGGCAAAACTATTAAATGTGTTTCCGATCGCAATCCCCTCAACTTACCCTGGGCAGATTGGAATGTTGACTTGATCATCGAATCTACAGGGGTTTTCGTCGATGAACCAGGAGCTTCTAAACATATACAAGCAGGAGCAAAAAAAGTCCTGATTACCGCTCCTGGTAAAGGTGGTAACGTCGGTACTTTTGTCGTAGGTGTTAACGAACAGGACTACAAACACGCAGAACATAATATTATCAGTAACGCTAGTTGTACTACCAATTGTTTAGCGCCAGTAGTCAAAATTATTCACGAACACTTTGGTATTATCAAAGGTACAATGACTACTACTCACAGCTACACAGGTGACCAACGCCTACTCGATGCAAGTCACCGCGATTTACGTCGAGCCAGAGCAGCAGCAATGAACATTGTACCTACCTCCACAGGAGCAGCCAAAGCAGTAGCCCTAGTTATCCCGGAAATGAAAGGTAAACTCAATGGTATCGCTCTACGTGTTCCTACTCCTAACGTTTCCGTAGTGGATTTAGTCGCTCAAGTGGAAAAAAGTACCATTACCGAACAAGTAAACGATGTACTCAAAGAAGCATCAGAAACAACTCTCAAAGGAATCCTAGCTTATAACGATTTACCCTTGGTCTCATCTGACTTCAGAGGACATGATTGCTCCTCCATCGTTGATGGTAGTCTAACTATGGTTATGGAAGGAGATATGGTAAAAGTGATAGCTTGGTACGATAACGAATGGGGATACTCTCAAAGAGTCGTAGATTTAGCAGAAGTAGTAGCTAAAAATTGGCAATAG
- a CDS encoding UDP-N-acetylmuramate--L-alanine ligase, translating into MTTIDLNGKPFHFIGIGGIGMSGLAYILAKRDFPVSGSDIRPNHITARLQGVGAKIFTEQQASNLDNFNYAIKQKLPQIIWSTAINNHNSEYTAAIKHGFPIFHRSDLLAALIKDYYSIAVSGTHGKTTTSSLIGYLLLEAKLDPTIIVGGEVNAWEGNARLGAGNYLVAEADESDGSLTKHQPKIGVITNIELDHPDHYQDLSQLVGIFQTFAQQCELVVGCVDCQIVREQIKPTLGYSITGRPEADYQAKNIVHQGQETTAEVWERGEYIGSIKLQIPGKHNVSNALAAIALGRKLGLNFEVISQAIAGFEGAKRRFEKRGEYQGATLVDDYAHHPSEIKATLQAARLQIEQGCYQRLIAIFQPHRYSRTARFLEEFATAFTEADRVIITDIYSAGEANLSQIDGSHLVEAIALHHRKVIYHPQLSSLSDYLRQIIQPGDLVLFLGAGNLNQVIPELLG; encoded by the coding sequence GTGACAACAATCGATCTCAATGGTAAACCCTTTCATTTTATCGGGATTGGGGGTATTGGTATGTCTGGTCTGGCTTATATTTTAGCTAAACGTGATTTTCCTGTCTCAGGCTCTGATATTCGTCCTAATCATATAACAGCTAGATTGCAAGGGGTGGGGGCGAAAATTTTTACTGAGCAACAAGCTAGTAATCTAGATAATTTTAATTATGCTATTAAGCAGAAGTTACCCCAAATTATTTGGTCAACGGCGATAAATAACCATAATAGTGAATATACAGCAGCAATCAAGCACGGGTTTCCGATTTTCCATCGTTCTGATTTATTAGCTGCCTTAATTAAAGATTATTATAGTATAGCTGTTTCGGGAACTCACGGCAAAACAACCACGAGTAGTTTAATTGGCTATTTATTATTAGAAGCAAAATTAGACCCAACCATTATTGTGGGAGGAGAGGTAAACGCTTGGGAAGGGAATGCGCGTCTAGGTGCTGGAAATTATTTAGTAGCAGAAGCAGACGAGTCAGACGGATCTCTAACTAAACATCAACCAAAAATCGGGGTAATTACCAATATTGAATTGGATCACCCCGATCATTATCAAGATTTAAGTCAATTAGTGGGCATTTTTCAAACTTTTGCTCAACAATGTGAGTTAGTAGTGGGTTGTGTAGATTGTCAGATTGTCCGAGAACAAATTAAACCTACTCTAGGTTATAGTATCACAGGCAGACCAGAAGCTGATTATCAGGCTAAAAATATTGTACACCAAGGCCAAGAAACCACAGCCGAGGTATGGGAAAGGGGAGAATATATAGGCTCAATTAAGTTACAAATTCCAGGTAAACACAATGTCAGTAATGCTTTAGCGGCGATCGCCCTCGGCAGAAAACTAGGTCTAAATTTTGAGGTAATTAGTCAAGCTATTGCGGGATTTGAGGGAGCAAAAAGACGTTTTGAAAAACGGGGAGAATATCAAGGAGCTACTCTAGTGGATGATTATGCTCATCACCCTAGTGAGATTAAAGCGACTTTACAAGCTGCGCGTTTACAAATAGAGCAAGGTTGTTATCAAAGATTGATCGCAATTTTTCAACCTCATCGTTATAGTAGAACAGCAAGGTTTCTAGAAGAGTTTGCTACTGCTTTTACAGAAGCTGATCGAGTAATAATCACAGATATTTACAGCGCGGGAGAAGCTAATCTCTCTCAAATCGATGGTTCACATCTAGTAGAAGCAATAGCTCTTCATCACCGTAAAGTTATTTATCATCCTCAGTTATCATCTTTGAGTGATTATTTACGTCAAATCATACAACCAGGTGATTTAGTCTTATTTTTGGGTGCAGGTAATCTTAATCAAGTTATTCCAGAATTATTGGGCTAA
- the murB gene encoding UDP-N-acetylmuramate dehydrogenase yields MNVIIKSQSPEVILAGVSLANLTTFRVGGLAQWYASPRNWQELEMVLNWYNRASIPLTVLGAGSNLLVSDRGIKGLVVTTRYWRYPIRFDVEKNQITVAAGEPIPRVAWLAAKRGWQGLEWAVGIPGSVGGAVVMNAGAQGGKIADCLLEVKVISPTGELEILSGEMLNYGYRHSCLQNGQKLVLEATFQLQPGSSREEMMALTSQNLHQRKNSQPYDRPSCGSVFRNPTPYAAGWLIEQTGLKGYQIGQAQVAQRHANFILNCGGAKAMDIWELIAYIQAKVQQEWAIALIPEVKFLGEFC; encoded by the coding sequence ATGAATGTAATTATTAAGTCACAATCTCCAGAGGTGATTTTAGCTGGAGTATCTCTGGCTAATTTAACTACTTTCCGTGTGGGTGGATTAGCACAATGGTACGCTTCTCCTAGGAATTGGCAAGAGCTAGAGATGGTGTTAAATTGGTATAATCGCGCTAGTATTCCCCTAACTGTTTTGGGTGCTGGATCTAATTTATTAGTGAGCGATCGCGGTATCAAGGGATTAGTCGTAACTACTCGTTATTGGCGCTATCCTATTCGCTTTGATGTAGAAAAAAACCAAATAACCGTAGCTGCGGGTGAACCAATTCCTCGGGTAGCTTGGTTAGCTGCTAAAAGGGGTTGGCAAGGCTTAGAATGGGCGGTGGGGATACCTGGTAGCGTTGGAGGTGCTGTGGTGATGAATGCAGGTGCTCAAGGAGGGAAGATCGCTGATTGTTTGCTAGAAGTAAAAGTAATTTCTCCAACGGGTGAGTTAGAAATTCTTTCAGGGGAGATGTTAAACTATGGTTATCGTCATTCTTGTTTACAAAATGGACAAAAACTGGTTTTAGAAGCGACTTTCCAGTTACAACCTGGTTCGAGTCGTGAAGAGATGATGGCTTTAACGAGCCAAAATCTCCACCAGCGTAAAAACTCTCAACCCTACGATCGCCCTAGTTGTGGTAGCGTCTTTCGTAATCCTACTCCCTATGCTGCGGGTTGGTTAATTGAACAAACGGGGTTAAAGGGTTACCAAATTGGTCAAGCTCAAGTAGCTCAACGTCATGCTAATTTTATCCTTAATTGTGGGGGTGCTAAAGCGATGGATATTTGGGAATTAATTGCTTATATCCAAGCTAAAGTACAGCAAGAATGGGCGATCGCTCTTATTCCTGAAGTGAAATTCTTAGGAGAGTTTTGCTAG
- a CDS encoding YbaB/EbfC family nucleoid-associated protein, with the protein MNKDSKGFGFGINKMKQFAAALQKAQEMQENAKKLQEELEQMEIQGVSEEGLITVVMSGNQEPLRVEIDPVALAKTPQEVAELVTAAMKDAYAKSKANMEQRMEELTSSLNIPGM; encoded by the coding sequence ATGAATAAAGATAGTAAAGGTTTTGGTTTTGGTATTAATAAAATGAAACAGTTCGCTGCAGCTTTACAAAAAGCCCAAGAAATGCAGGAAAATGCTAAAAAACTCCAAGAAGAGTTAGAGCAGATGGAAATCCAAGGAGTCAGCGAGGAAGGTTTAATTACAGTGGTGATGAGTGGTAATCAAGAGCCTCTGCGCGTGGAAATCGATCCAGTCGCTTTAGCAAAAACTCCTCAAGAAGTAGCCGAGTTAGTCACAGCAGCGATGAAAGATGCTTATGCTAAGTCTAAAGCAAATATGGAACAACGTATGGAAGAATTGACTAGTAGTCTGAATATTCCAGGTATGTAA
- a CDS encoding low molecular weight phosphotyrosine protein phosphatase — MSYKILFVCLGNICRSPAAENIMNYLISQAGLNDRLSCDSAGTSSYHIGAPPDARMSSAAQKRGIKLVGKARRFEVSDFTEFDLIIAMDRDNYRDLLSLDPEGKYHDKVKLMSDFAVNTQFKDVRDPYYGGQRGFDQVIDLLLDSCQGLLDTLPR; from the coding sequence ATGTCTTATAAAATCCTGTTTGTCTGTTTAGGTAATATTTGTCGTTCTCCTGCTGCTGAGAATATTATGAATTATTTAATCTCACAAGCAGGATTGAATGATCGTTTGAGCTGTGATTCTGCGGGAACTTCTAGTTATCATATTGGAGCCCCTCCTGATGCTAGAATGAGCAGCGCAGCTCAAAAACGGGGTATTAAACTCGTTGGTAAAGCTAGACGCTTTGAGGTGTCTGATTTTACCGAATTTGATTTGATTATAGCGATGGATAGAGATAATTATCGTGATCTTCTCAGTCTCGACCCGGAAGGCAAATATCATGATAAGGTAAAGTTAATGTCTGATTTTGCGGTTAATACTCAATTTAAAGACGTTCGGGATCCCTATTACGGTGGTCAACGGGGTTTTGACCAAGTTATTGATTTACTTCTCGATAGTTGTCAAGGTTTGTTAGATACTCTACCTCGATGA